The following proteins are co-located in the Euwallacea fornicatus isolate EFF26 chromosome 16, ASM4011564v1, whole genome shotgun sequence genome:
- the LOC136344150 gene encoding immunoglobulin domain-containing protein oig-4-like has protein sequence MKLLVSIVLLLVIGFIGDIESRRARSRGRTRSKFQIGLPITGKYRDPESDKYYNNDNGAKIVLASHFDFEYVLGHKIQFICVARGNPRPHITWFKDGSEIFTHQYLHIHEWQIHNDTRKSKLEIDPATQMDAGLYECTADNMYSIDRRSFKTDFSITFD, from the exons ATGAAATTACTTGTGTCGATTGTTTTGCTTCTGGTGATCGGTTTTATAGGGGATATCGAGTCACGAAGGGCCAGATCTAGGGGGAGGACTAGGTCCAAG TTCCAAATTGGGCTACCAATTACTGGGAAATATCGTGATCCTGAATCTGACAAATACTACAATAACGATAAT GGCGCAAAAATAGTTCTCGCATCTCACTTCGACTTTGAGTACGTTTTAGGGCACAAAATTCAGTTTATTTGTGTCGCAAGGGGTAATCCACGTCCCCATATCACCTGGTTCAAAGATGGGAGCGAAATCTTCACTCATCAATATTTACAC ATCCATGAATGGCAAATCCATAATGATACTAGAAAAAGCAAATTGGAAATCGATCCTGCGACCCAAATGGACGCTGGTCTCTATGAATGTACCGCAGACAACATGTATTCGATTGACAGAAGATCATTCAAAACTGACTTCAGCATAACATTCGATTAA